The genome window AATGATTTAATTTCAGCTTGCTCATCAAAATTGTTGGCTTCACGTTTGGCCTTAGCACCTTGCTCAAAAGCAGCAAAGGCTTGTGGCCATTGCTGTAAGTCTTCATATTCTTTACCTATCGCATACTGATAAAACGCGAGTGCATTATTATTGCTATTTTCGTTGTTCGCTAACATCATTTGCATTTCATCAATATGGTTTTTATCTTGGGCTTTTATTGATTTTGAAATAGACCAATGCGCTTGTGCTGAGTTTGCTCTAAGCTTAATAATATCTCTCAATAAAGCTTCAGCTGCCGCTGTTTCGCCATGAAAGATTAAACAATTTGCCAAGTTCCCCATAAACAATGGGTGATTTGGTTTTATTGCATTGGCTTTGCTAAAGAACATTTTGGCCAGGCCGTGTTCGCCCATCATGGATAAGGTTGTGCCAATTAAATCTAATACTAATGGATCCTCGGTTTTAATGCGCCTTGTGTGTTGCAGCGCCTGATCGGCAAGATTCACTTTGCCTTCATCCATGTAAAGTTTGGCTAAATTTGCCCAGGCGGCAACATGGTCATTATCTAATTTTACTACTGATTGAAACGCACTAAAGGCAATGCGTTTATTTTTGCTAGCCAGGCCAACCAAACCAACTAAGAAATGACCCGGGACCAAGTCGGGCTTAAGAGTTAATATTTTTTGACAAATCTCACTGGCGGTATCAAATTGATGCTTTGATAAAGCAAAAAATCCTTGTTTAAGTAAACTTTGCAATGTTGGCTGAAGGTTTTGGCTGGCGATACTATTCATCAAAGCTATCCGGAAATTATTATTGTTTTTAGTTGTTTATGAAACTACATAGATGAAGCATGTCTATTAATTAGACTCTTTATATCTACACTATCATGAACACTAACTTAATCAAGCGGCAAAAACGTAATTGCTATTCCACATTAATGTCGAGATTTCACTATTAAATAAGCCCCAAGCATGATGATAAATATTGATAGAAATGGCACAACAACTTCAAATGAACTGTTGATACCTATGTTCGTCATAAAGGCAAAAATTGGCGTACTCCAATATGAACCAAAACATATAGTTAAGAAGCCAATGGTTATGGCAACAACACCTAGGGTGATTAATGCGTATTGTTTGCTATTTCTATTTTTACTATTGGGCACCGCAGGTGTTGTATCTACGCCTTGATGATTTACAGTATTCATTAGAAAAATTCCTAAGCTGGTTTTCTTTTATCAGCTAGCTGCCAGCGTTTTTTGCTCCATGCCGTCATACGTAGAGCCCAAACGATAAACCCGCACCAGTAAAAAACATAATCAATAGGCTGGTCAATGCCAACGTAATAGAAAAGTTCGTACCAATAAGTACTCCATACCGTTGCCCAGAGAAAATAAATTCCCCATTTGTGCAGTATGCGCCATTGCATCGGGCTGATTGCTTTACGGCCAAAATTAAACGACGTTACTGTCATGGCGAACAAGATAATGTAACCAGGAAGCTGAATAATAATGTCGCTAAATAGATAGACATTATTAATATAGTGTTCTTGAAAAATGGTAACTAGCCAAACGATAAACAATAATTGCCAAGCCATTGCTGCTGAATAGGCAACACCTATAAATTTGCGATTTCGTAACAACCAGCGACTGAATACTCCTGGAAATAGCGCATGATAAGCAGATGCTACAAAGCTAAAATAAAGCAAAGGTACTGAGCAGCGTACGGTGAACTGGATCATTGCCGAAATATCTTCAGCTTTGCTCAAATCGACAGTGCTGATCGTAAAAAATACGGCTATTGAGATCGTTACGCTGATAAGCCAAAAAAGTTGCCAACCATTAATAAGTTTATTTTTAAGAAAAACATTCATCTTACTAGTCATATAGGTCACTTTGTTTTCACATTTACGTTGCAAGCAACTACTTAATTATAGTTTATAAGTCTTGTAGAATTTTCTTTGCTGCATTATGTCCTGGTGCTCCGGTAACACCGCCACCGGGGTGCGAACCAGAGCCGCATAGGTACAAGCCTTTTATTGGCGTTGAATATTGGGCAGCATCTGGATGGGGACGCATGCTGAACAGTTGATCGGGCTCTAATCGGCCATGACAAATATCACCACGGGTCATACCAAACGTACGCTCAATATCTAAAGGAGTTAAGCACTGATAACCGACTAGAATATCTTGCAGGTTAGGAATGTACTTGCGCAAATAGGCGAATATATTTTCTACTACTTTATCTTTTTCTTGATCCCAGTGTTTGCCATCGGCTAAATCATAAGGCATATATTTACACAATAAACTCATTACATGGTGCCCCGGCCCTGCTAATGAGTCGTCAACGGTACTGGGGATAAAAGCTTCAATAATAGGTGGGTCTGCCGGTATACCTGCTCGGGCCGACCGATAGGCACGCTCAACATGATCTTTGCCTTCTATAATTGAGATTGAACCTAAATGATGGGCACTTATCCCTTCACTTGGCAGGCAAGCAAATTGTGGTACGCCATTTAACGCAAGATTCATTCTTAATGACGCCGATTCTTGTCGAATAACTTTAATGTCTTTACTGAAACTTTTCGGTAAGTGTTGTTCTCCAACAAGTGTTAAAAAGGTTGTTTTTGGATCTGTATTGGCAGCGATGATCTTGGCTGATAACGTCTGGCCATCATCGAGTGTTACCCCTGTTGCGGTGTTATTTTCGATATTAATTCTTGCTACACCAGCATTGGTTTTTATCATCACACCTTTGTCTCGCGCAGATTCTGCCATTGCTTGGGTGATGCTACCCATGCCACCTTTTACATAACCCCAAGCACCTTTCTTACCATCTATGCCACCAACAGCATGATGTAACATTGCCATGGACGCACCGGGTTGATGCAATGAAGTAAAACTGGCTGGCAGACAATGCTGCGCCATCACAGCTTTAATTTTATCGCTTTCAAACCAACGCTCGATCATGGTTTCCGGGGCGCCAATAAATAATTGCAGCATCCGGTAACGGCTGTCGCTGTCTAGCTTGTAAAAATCTAAGCCTAATTTTACCGTGCTTAGCAAATCAGTCGCGCCACCGCCGCTCAGTTTTGGCGGTGCTTGTAGCCATTGCTTGGCAACAACGTCACCAACTTTATCAATGATGCTATGCAGCTGTTGGTATGAGTCATAATCAGTCGCGGAAAATTTACTGAATTGTTGGCGGTTTTCGTTTTCATCACTACCAAGTAACAGGTAATCGCCGTTAAGGTTTGGATAAAAAGCATTGTCGAGTGGCAGGGTTTGATAGCCATATTTTTTTAATTGTAGATCGGCAATAATTTCTGGTCGCAATAAGCTAACGACATAGGATGCAATTGAATTTCGATAACCAGGGTAAAACTCTTCACTCACTGCGGCGCCGCCAACAATATGACGTTGTTCCAATACACATACTTTTAAATCTTGCATCGCTAGGTAGTTGGCTGTTGTTAGGCCGTTATGACCACCGCCGACAATAATGGCATCAAATTGCTCATTGCTCATCTCTGAACCCCTACTGGCAGTGTTAATTTAAGCATTGCTACCTTCACCTTCTATGCTCGTTTCACTGTCAGTATTAACTTTAGGGTTAGCGGTATAAGAGCGATTAACGATCCGGTAGGTTAATATGCCTAAAGGTACATATATAGCCGCCCAACCAAGCGCTAATAAAGCTTCTGCGCTAAACCAATCTAAATTACCATTATTTAATAAAGTCCCAGTCCCCTTTTGATATGGATATACGTAGTAAATCATTAGCATTGTTGATAACAACAGGCCAAAAATGATCACTGCGATGCCGGCCCATTGGGTTTTCTTGGTTTGAATTTTGCTTTGTTCTTCAGTTGGCATTTGGTGTAATTCAAGCCGGCGTTGTTTTTCAATATCGCTAACTTGACCTAATCGAGAAACCACGATAATGGTTATCAGGCTTATTATACAGCCGACTAGAATAGGGTTTAGATACGAAGGCAGATCAATTATGCCCGACACATCAAGAAATCTTGGAATAATATTGCCGACAAAACCACTGATGATCCCCCAATATGCACCGCGCTCGGTAATGGATTTACTCCAAATACTCATAAAGGCAATGGGTCCCCAAGACGAGGCAAATACAGTACCGACATAGTTGCTTAACCAAAAAATATCTACCACTGTGACAAAGCTGATTAACAAGGTGACTACACTGACCACAAGCATAACAATCCGACTAAAGCGCAATAGGGTTTTGTCGTCAGCTTGCTCGGGACTTTTTTGTTTACTAGGAATAATATCGTTACTAACGCTAAAGCCTACCAAAGATAAAAATGTCGTCGATGAGGAAAGCGCTGCTGCCATGATACCCGCAAGAAGTAGACCGCCAACGATTGCGGGCATCATATTCATCGCCGCATAGATCATGGTTTGTTCAAATGGGAAAATATCATCTTTGCTTAGGTTTACTGCCGTGGCGGCAGCAAATAGTACTAGGTTACTTACTGCAATCACAATAGCGGCTATGCAAGCTGAGCGAACAACCACATGCTCTGATTTTGCCATTAAGTAGCGACTCGATTGCCAAGGGCTAACAGCAGTTACCAACCCCCAGGCAATACCGGTGATTAATGACCAAATGGCGTAGTCGGCAGGTGTTTGCCATTCGGTTCCTGCGCCAACCTGTCCGTGCCAGCTCATAAGATCAGGCTTACTCTCCAAGTTTATTAAGCCTTCAAACGCGGTCAACCATCCACCGTGCAGGTCAATGATGTAATAAAATGCGACAAAACTCATTATCGTAAATAATAAAAACATTATGGTGTCAGTGATAATTACGCCACGAGAGCCCGAATATAGTGTAAAAAACGTATAACAAAACCATGAAGCTATTAATGCTTGTTCATAATTTAATGGAGTAAGATTAGTCAAGATAACAGCTGTACCTTGGGTAACAGCCAGCAAATAGCCACCTAAACCTAATACCACGGTGATCCCAGCTGCACGGCGCACTGCTTTACTATTAAAGCGGTGACCAAAAAATTCAGCGACGGTTAATACCCGGCTGCGTCTCAGGTAACGGCCAAAAAATAGCGCGCCAAAAATATAACCTGCTACCCAAGTAGCAGGCCAAAGAATATAAGAGCCACCCTGCGATGCATAAGAAAAACCGGTTTCACCTAAAAAGGCATTAGTGCTAAGGACACTTGCCACCAAGGTGCCAACAATTAATATTGTTGGCGCTTTTCGACCAACAACAAAATAATCATCAAGGTGTTTTACTTTCTTACCAGCATAGCTGCCAACAAAGAGGTAAATGAGAACACTGATAAGAATGCTGGTGGTATATATGTCCATAATCGTATTTATCTGTTTCCATTAAGCGGTGCTGGAGTTTGATTGCGTCTGGCTAAATTAATAAACGGCAGTTGATGCAAACAGCAATGAATGGCCTCTCTGGTTTTTTTATCTATGACGTAGGTATCATTAATATCCACGCAACTACTCTTGATTGAAGCGAATCCTATCCATTGCTGTTCGGTTTCGTGCCACACCAGAGAGGGCAGGTGGCCAACTTGAATTTCAATATTATCAACTAGTGCAAATAGCTCTTGTCCTTCAGCAAGTATAGATTTGTTATTTACTTTGATGCCTTTCATCTTATAACGAGGGCCGATAACTTTGGCTTGTTGTAATGCCTGTTTACCGACAAAATATTCATCTCGTTCTGCTTTTACGTTCCAGCCTAAGGTAAGCTCGAATGGCGTGCGTTCATCAATTACATCAGTAAAGCTACCAGCAGTATCCCAGCCTGGTACGATCATGCCGGCTTCAATGCGACACATTTGCAAGGCACTAAGACCATAACCCGGCAATGTTATCTGCATTGCCTGCTCAGTATTAACAATCGCTTGTTCTACAGTACTAATAGCTTCAGGAGAGAACCAAATTTCATAGCCTAAATCACCGGTAAAACCAACTCTGCCAACTAGCACCTGTTGACCGGCTAGCTGGAAATATTTAAGTTCAAAAGGGGCTAGCTGTTCCACATCAGTAAAGCCAAATTGCTGTAATACCGCACAAGATTTTGGTCCTTGTATGGCAAGTCCGGCAAGGTTTTCTGTTTCTTCCTTAATGAATAGATCGGTAAAGTCATTATATTTGGCAAAATGGCCATGCAGATCTAATTCTGAGAT of Thalassotalea fonticola contains these proteins:
- a CDS encoding phytoene desaturase family protein; translation: MSNEQFDAIIVGGGHNGLTTANYLAMQDLKVCVLEQRHIVGGAAVSEEFYPGYRNSIASYVVSLLRPEIIADLQLKKYGYQTLPLDNAFYPNLNGDYLLLGSDENENRQQFSKFSATDYDSYQQLHSIIDKVGDVVAKQWLQAPPKLSGGGATDLLSTVKLGLDFYKLDSDSRYRMLQLFIGAPETMIERWFESDKIKAVMAQHCLPASFTSLHQPGASMAMLHHAVGGIDGKKGAWGYVKGGMGSITQAMAESARDKGVMIKTNAGVARINIENNTATGVTLDDGQTLSAKIIAANTDPKTTFLTLVGEQHLPKSFSKDIKVIRQESASLRMNLALNGVPQFACLPSEGISAHHLGSISIIEGKDHVERAYRSARAGIPADPPIIEAFIPSTVDDSLAGPGHHVMSLLCKYMPYDLADGKHWDQEKDKVVENIFAYLRKYIPNLQDILVGYQCLTPLDIERTFGMTRGDICHGRLEPDQLFSMRPHPDAAQYSTPIKGLYLCGSGSHPGGGVTGAPGHNAAKKILQDL
- a CDS encoding sodium:solute symporter family protein: MDIYTTSILISVLIYLFVGSYAGKKVKHLDDYFVVGRKAPTILIVGTLVASVLSTNAFLGETGFSYASQGGSYILWPATWVAGYIFGALFFGRYLRRSRVLTVAEFFGHRFNSKAVRRAAGITVVLGLGGYLLAVTQGTAVILTNLTPLNYEQALIASWFCYTFFTLYSGSRGVIITDTIMFLLFTIMSFVAFYYIIDLHGGWLTAFEGLINLESKPDLMSWHGQVGAGTEWQTPADYAIWSLITGIAWGLVTAVSPWQSSRYLMAKSEHVVVRSACIAAIVIAVSNLVLFAAATAVNLSKDDIFPFEQTMIYAAMNMMPAIVGGLLLAGIMAAALSSSTTFLSLVGFSVSNDIIPSKQKSPEQADDKTLLRFSRIVMLVVSVVTLLISFVTVVDIFWLSNYVGTVFASSWGPIAFMSIWSKSITERGAYWGIISGFVGNIIPRFLDVSGIIDLPSYLNPILVGCIISLITIIVVSRLGQVSDIEKQRRLELHQMPTEEQSKIQTKKTQWAGIAVIIFGLLLSTMLMIYYVYPYQKGTGTLLNNGNLDWFSAEALLALGWAAIYVPLGILTYRIVNRSYTANPKVNTDSETSIEGEGSNA
- a CDS encoding aminomethyltransferase family protein, which produces MNNTAKKSVLCDLVSRHSAFDFDHYIASHEPEEYDIWNGFCLPMEYTAPADEYQAIRQSCALFDASPMKKIRIKGAEAGAFLDRILTSPVSQLPWMHAAYGLICNEQGYLIDDGIVYKYNDTDYLLLISELDLHGHFAKYNDFTDLFIKEETENLAGLAIQGPKSCAVLQQFGFTDVEQLAPFELKYFQLAGQQVLVGRVGFTGDLGYEIWFSPEAISTVEQAIVNTEQAMQITLPGYGLSALQMCRIEAGMIVPGWDTAGSFTDVIDERTPFELTLGWNVKAERDEYFVGKQALQQAKVIGPRYKMKGIKVNNKSILAEGQELFALVDNIEIQVGHLPSLVWHETEQQWIGFASIKSSCVDINDTYVIDKKTREAIHCCLHQLPFINLARRNQTPAPLNGNR